The Phyllopteryx taeniolatus isolate TA_2022b chromosome 19, UOR_Ptae_1.2, whole genome shotgun sequence genome includes the window tccttagccaaacaaatgttgcTTAGCAGTACACAGGAAATACAGTGTACCTACCGGAGGCGTGGCGGAGGCAAGTGTACGTGCTTTACGTAATGTTCTCTAATTGGTTTATCGCTGCCAGCGTACGTAGAGCGTACGTATTACGTTCATATGTCGGTGGGAAATGGTCCGACAGTCAATCAAGCGGAGCGCTTCCCAAACTCGCACaacattttggaactcagtgcccACATAAGGCTCACCGTcgattttggagaaaatgaaaggcttttaagtgcaccttatagtgcggaaaatacggtaattccCATGGCATTTAAGGATGCACACCACAATTGGTGTTAGGGTTAATTCTCGTTAGCGAACCCCTGTACTAAAAGCTACCTTTGGTTTTGCGTTGCATCTTCTCTCTGGGGGCAGCAACCTCCTTTACCTCCACTTCACTCTCAGACAGATCGTCACTTTCCTCCTCCGACGTCTGACTCTTTTTGGCCTTCCTGGCAACGGGCTTGAACTGAAGGGTGGTCTGCTTGCCCATCTTTGATCCTTCAACGAAATGGGATACTGTGCAGTATTTCCAAACAACTGGAATTTGACTCCAGTGATTTATTTAGTACTTTTATTCTGTAGTGAAGCAGTCATTTTTACCTTTTTCCTGTAaggttgtttttgtcttctttgtcaATCGAGCAGCCAGGCCGACTTCCCCGACCGGCTCTGTGTTCTCGTCATCGTCCCCAAACTCCATCTTCACGGTCACATCGTCAGTCTGCAAAGGcacaattgagaaaaaaataataattattcagtAAAATGATTAAGAATGAGACTCTATCCCAATGTCTGCCTTGTCCAAATGAGATAACGGACCTTGACTTTTTTGCCTCTCTTGCGTTCTCCTTTGAGGAGGTCGGCCTTCCTGTTAGCCTCGGCTTTCATGGCACTGGTGACGCGTGGGATGACTCGCCGGCCCTGCGGCGTGGGCAGAGTTTCCGttttgaccttcatcttcaaaCCTTTGCCTTTAGAAGTCTTCACGATGGGCATTGTGGCGTCCTCCTTCTCTTTGGCTTCAACGCACTGGGGTGAAGAAGTAGGAACAAATGCATCTTTACAATTCATTCAAAGAGCAACGTCCAGTTGTCGCTGAGTCCAAAATACAGCGAACCTGAAGGTGTTGCTGCGCCATGTGTGTTAAATTTGCAGTTGTATTAAAGTTTATAATTACCGCAACaactatgctaatttccgttagcacATCTATGCTGTttcgcattaagctagtggacgtTGCTTACACAAAATAActtttggttgaacattttggtcttCAAACTTGTGtttaatgtgtcagttttaaagTAACCGAGTCTAAAATTTTTACAACTGAAATGAAATTATTGATAAATATATTCAGTATTCGGTTGAGTTTTTTGTGTTTCGAAGCAGCCCGTTAAATtgaattaattgaatgtgcgacgaaccaacaaaaaacaaagcagcgGACTCCAAATGGCCATCAGGATGGACTTTGGACAACCCTGCCTTAAAGTGataggaatactttaaaaagagTATTTTATAATAGGATtagtattttaaaaagtcaaagatTTTCTCTCTCGGATGTGTCTAAAAATGATGCCCCGATAAACTGGGCACACTGTAATTCAAAGATTGTGAAACAAAGATCAACAGAAATTTTCTACACGgtcagagacaaaaaaaaagctattacCTCCAGTTCTTCCGAAAAGGCAGCAAGGTCTTCCTTCCACAGGTCAGGTGGAGACCTCTTCTTCAGCGTGTTCAGCTCTGTTATCTGCAAAACAGTAATTGGGGACAAAAGGTCAAAAAGAGGAAATGTATCAGAAGGAGCAAGATAAGAGCAAAGTTGAGCAACTCACCTTAGCATCTCTCTGCTTGCACAGttcctccttcttctccttggtcaGGAACCACATGGGCATGCCTAGCAGGTAATTGTAGTCTGGACCACTGGTATCCTCCTCTGATGTTTCTTCCTGATCCTCTTCTGCTTGCTCCTCATTCTAATGATCACATGTGATATTTAGTACATTTGGAAGCGGACTAGGTGTACTTTCTTCCCAGGGCTTTACCTTGTCTTGAGCCTGCTTCCAGGCCTTGACTGGGTCAGAGTCATACCCCATTTGCTGCAGCATGCGAATCAGTTCCTTCTTTGGTTTGTTCTCTGTGCATAGACACACAACATTAGCAAATAGGAACTCAAGTCACGGTGACACACGGCATCCTGTAACAGCCACTAACCAATGACCAAGGTGCCCTGGATTTTCTCCAGGATGAAGCGGGCCTGATTGGTGAGCTTGGCGCTCTCTGCCCCCAACATGCCCACCAGCCAGTCCTTTCTCAGTCCATAGTACTTCAACCTCAACTCGAAGAAGTCTTTGAGAATATCCTGCACAGACTCGTACTTCTTCAGGCTGCCCACATGGTCAAACAGAACCTGTAATCAAGACGAAAGTATAAAGTTACTGTGTTCATGAATATATTCTTGCACTTTTATGATGATGACTTGCTGAATGTACCATGGAATTGCAGGTGAATGGATTCTGCAGCTTGAAGACTTTATGGAGGCCTGTAGCCTCCGCCTCCCGCAGCTTCTCCTCCGTCATCTTGATCAGAAACCGCACTGTGGTGTCGGTGTGGTATTCCTTATAGTCTGTGATCAGAGGGGGAACCTTCTCTGTTCCGTTCAGCATCGGCTCCAGAACATTCTCCTTGTAAGTCTGGAACAGAGACAATCAGGTGATGATGTGGTCCGAGTGGAAAAACAAGTTCAACTGTTGCACTGCCGACACATCATTCGGTACAGCTGAACATTTTAATGCGATAATGTCACCACTGTGCAGCtatgaaaataatatataaaatgattTGAAGTTCAATGTTTTGTCAtctgtttgacttttttcccccccatggtATAATTTCAGTGTCGGTATCGAGGTACTATTAgaagtattatttttgtaattgtaaaaCATAACcgggaaataaaatatttgccccTGAATTTGATGATCATCATTTGTACGGCTAGTTTTTAAAGACTGTCAGGCTTTCTCGGGCCACAACAAATGATCCggagggccagatttggcccttGAGTTTGTCTCGTGCATTAACCGTTACATGTACCTGATGCTGTGCCTGTTGAGTGTATAATAGGGACGTCTTAATTAAATTGGCAACTAACCTGTGTCCAGGTTTTTACAGGCAATTCAGAGATCTCAATGGTGGTGGAGTCAATGATGGCCAGCTCTCCACAGACGATGTACTGATTGTCCATCAGCTGATCAATTGTTCCTTTGAAGCCTTTATAGTTAGGAAGCTTAAagacgacaaaaaaaatgaataaaaataattagcaTCATCTTCCCTGTCGGTCCACTTGTTAGATCCAAAAACAAGTACTGTATCTCGCTCACCATGGGTAGTGGCTCCTCTCCATTGAGCATGCGCGTCATGTTGGTGACGATCTCTCGGACGTCGTAGTTGGGGATTCTGCTAGCCCAGCCTGTGCCGATACCATCAGAGCCGTTGACCAGCACGGTAGGGATGATGGGAATGTACCACTCGGGTTCCACGCGCTGGTTGTCGTCGTAGTTGTACTTCAGCAGATTGTCATCCATCGCCGGGAAAAGAAGGCGGGCCAGAGGGCTGAAGGGTTTGGATTTTGTGCATATTATTGAACTGCCACTACATTTCTCTTCAGCAAATTTATCAAGCAACATTTTACAGGTAAATGCCGACTGCTGACCTGAGCATGGTGAAAATGTAACGGGGGCTGGCAGAGTCCTTGCCACCGTGCAGCCTTGTTCCAAACTGACCAAGAGGCTGCAACAAGTTCAAGTTGTTGCTTCCCACAAAGTTCTGGGCTAATCCAACAATGGTCATCATCAGAGAAACCTGGAAAtcaagttttgttttgtcaattaCATTAAGCGATAGAAGAGTGGGTGAAGCCATTGTCATTCAACTCAAAACAGCCATAAGTGCTACTGTGTACATATATAGAGTACTGAGCAAAGGTTTTAGCTTCCCACAGGGGTCAGTATGACCTGTAAAACATTATTTAACCGGACACAGAATCATATTGGCACTCCCTGTCTTTTCTTCATCCCCCATTAACCAAGAAGTAGCCTACtaactaacaacaacaacaacaacaacaaaaattgacaAACCCAAATACAAAGCTCACGATAGTTCGGCCTTTTTGGAGGTCTGTAGTCTACTTAGTGGCCTTCAAGGTATTTAATGGTATTAcggcattgttaaaataaatgtaacggTGGCCTAAGACATTTGCACAATACTATACATACGAACACAGGTCAACTGTTTGCTGACAGTTGTTACCACAGTTGTACATTGCCATATGTAACCCAATTCAGCTAATCACAGCAAGAGTCATGGGCCAACTGTGACAGCTACCTCTCCGTGATGATACGCTGACGTCTCAGCCACTGAACCGGCCAACTGGGCCACCTTCACCTCCCGTTTGTCATTTCTCTTGAAGCAGCAGAACAGTACCTTCCTCTGGCCTGGCTTCAGCCCTAAGACAAACCAAGACAAACACGCGCGTCAGGGCCGTTCCCAAACTTAACAGTGTCTCCGAAACTGCGGCTGTATTAACGCACCATCCACCAGGCAGGGAATGGACCGCTCATTGTCAGAGTTGGAGAAAAGTACCAGCTCCTTGTTGACAAAGTCGTTGTAGGAGAGATGCTTGGTGGACTGACTGTAGAGATACTCCTGCGGACAGGGAGCAAAACAGTAACTTTGGAATAACTTGTGAACAAGGTAAActgatcaaaacaaatttaaatgaagCTATAGTCAACCTCAGGCAGGTTGTGCTCCTTCCGCTGGCGTCTGTTGACCATGAAATTGGTGAGCCACTCTTTGCGCTCGTCCACTTTTTTCTTGCTAAAGGCCTAGCACAAAGGAGGatgatgtatattttgtttgtttaaaaaaaacaaaacgacaaACAGACATGACTTACAAGGGTGATTGCTTCATCGTCTTCAGGCCCGGAATATTTGAATGGAATACGATGTCTCTGCATGTCAGAGAAATACTCCTTGGCCTCTTGCGACGTGCTAGTTCCCAAACCTGATTGGAGAGAGGCGGAACAGACGTCCAATTAGAAAGAGCAGCAGAACACAAACCAAAAACCGTGATATCGGTCAGGTATAGAGGGAAGCTTACTTGGCTTGTTTACTACCACACAGGGGTTTGTGACAAACCTTTGTAGTATTTGACTTTCCAAGATTTGTGGTTGGCCTGGCTCTCCTTCCATGCATTGAATTCTGGGATACTGTagaatgacagctgggatttcTTGAATGATGCCTGAAGACAGGAATATAAGAAACAAATTGACTTCCAACAACTGTGCCATGACAGATCATCAGCTTTGGCGCAGATATTgtccaattatttatttaatacaaatttttttatctttgttcatctatatatgacagcaatgtatagtgacaggcagaacaattaaattatCTTCCACTATCTGACAAAAGGCACATTTACCCCATTATAAGCCTCAAATTTCCCActgactcaataaaggttgcGAAACAGATTTTGATGGGTATTACAAATAATTTCAGATTTGCAAGATTTGGGCACCAGGTGGCAGCGTTGTCACAAAATCCAGCTACATACTTTGATGAGCGGAGTGATGAACTCTTCCAGGAAGTTGTGGCGCAGCAATGACGGCCAGTTGTAGTGGATGAAGTTTATCAGCAAACCTTTAATGTGGGAGCCGTCTTGATCCTGTTACAAATGTTATACAATTAAGGTAACACAGTGacacttggatggtttggatcGAACGCATTTGGGGGTGGAAAAAAGTTGAAAGGACACTAAAAACAAACCTGATCAGTCATGATCATGATCTTGCCATAGCGCAAGGACTTGAGCGACTCGGGGTCACTGTAGTTCTTTTTGTACTGCAGGCCGAGGATCTTGATGACGTTGTTGATCTCTGCGTTCTCCATAATCTGCGAGAGACATTCTATCAATAAGAACAACTCCAACACAGCAAGCAAATATACTACAGTGAAGTGTTTCTCAAACTAGGGTGCTGGAGCTGAAACTTATTTGTTgcatcattaaaaaacaaaaagaaaaaaacagtatatGGAGACTGGCACAGCAATAAATCACATCAATTACAATCTCACTATATTAACTTTGGGTCatttaaaagctctgatatgattgtgacgcATGACAGTTCTGCATTTCTTGCTTCATCACACACTTCTTTTCCAGTTGTACCGGTGACTCAGGGTGAActcagcaaaatatttgcagctcaAAAGCACACACCTCTGGTCAAAGGTttccaaaatgtcaataaatcCCTGCTTTTGAAACATAAATGGTCCCTTATCTTTGTCAGTTAACTCTGTAATTGTCTTCCGGGTGGCTACTTTCTTTTCATACGCAAAACAATGTGCAAATGATTACAATCATGATGTCTTTTTCTTAGTGATAAATAAACCCGCTAGTTGCGTAAAAAAAAGGTCCACACAGCAGCCCCAAAAGTTGCCACATAAGGTGACCAAATCGCAAATTTGGCAACATTGACTGTGCATGTACTTCGATCGATGGACTTTCAAAGTTTAATTCACACCCTTGGTTAAAGGTCCTACCTATTAAACAGGGCATGAATATCTAGGTTGAAATATTCAAAAAGTAATTCCCAGTAGTTGTTTAGTTGGTATTAGGATGACGAGGGGGGCCCTTTGAGAAATGTCCACCCTGAATAACCCAATTGACAATACAGGGTGTTCAATAAGCTTCCATACATAGACATTTTCTTTATGAAAACCATTAGTTTACAGTATCCTCTATATGACTACCACTGTtttgaaaacacatttcaatgcATGTCCTTCACTACTCAAGAGCACAGCTGGAATTCTTCTTGTAATAGCGTTGGTGATGGGTTCCTTgagataatttattttttgcatttattccTGTTAAACCATGACCGTCAAATGTGCCCAAAGATGAACCGTTAAGTGGGACAAAATCTGGAGATCTGGGAGGCCACTACACAGGACCACGCGGACAAATCCAAGCATCTGGAAATTGCTGGTCTAATCATTGACGCACATGAATACCATAATGAGATGAAGCTTCATTTCCGTATGTATGATTCGGCATCACATTGGGGTAGTAGAGGGATGCTACACTGCCCTGCAGGAGCTGGTGCCACACTACAAAATGGCCACCAATCCAGGCACATCATCTCCCAGCATGCCTTACAACCATAACAGGTTTGGCGGCTAAAGCCAACTGATTAAGAAAGGCCTGCAAAAGTGGAGAGAAAAAGGAACAAACGACATGGAGGAAAGTAGTTTgagatttttaagaaaaatctgACCTGCTTGTGAGAGGCCTCTCGCACGTTGAGAATTTTTCCTCTTAGGGGGAATACGCCATAGCGATCCCTGCCGACTACGCCCAGCCCAGACACAGCCAGCGTCTTGGCCGAGTCTCCCTCAGTGAGGATCAGCGTGCAGCCGATGGAGTTCTTGCCACCTGCCAGACGGCAGCCATTACAGGTTGTTGCCCCACTGGCCTGTCTCCACAGTGCTGAAGTGAGAAAACAGTACCTGCGTCGTTGGCATCATCCAGCTTGGGCACCCCTTTGATTTTGGTGTGTTTGACTGCTGAGCACTTCTTGTTGAGCTGCAGCTGAGCTTTGAACTTCACCCAGTTCATGATGTTTTCGACAATTCCGCAGTTGGTGGCCTGTTGTGTGGAGACGAGTTAGCGAACTGAAGAGAGCTTAGAGAGGATGTGAGGCATGCCGGCGGTCCTTTACCTGTTTAATGAATTTCTCGCTGAGCGAGCAAGTAGAGCCGAAGTTCTTATGCTGCAAAGTCATGTTCTCTTTAGTTTGAGAGTCAAACGTGGGGTTCTCAATCTGGCAGTTCACAAACAGCCACATGTGGTTTTTCACCTGAATGGGAATGGAAATGAGTCATGTGACTTGGCAACATCAAAATAAACACTCTGCTCACCACCATGAATACAGATCACAGAATGTtcttttgataaaaaaataaaaattaaaaagtctctatat containing:
- the top2a gene encoding DNA topoisomerase 2-alpha, translating into MFQTGVPLHSISFQPTLNGYPRRTKEKKMGEPLKLNFFDNKPLEKTKKDPKRLSVERIYQKKTQLEHILLRPDSYIGSVETVTQQMWVYDEDIGMNCRDVTFVPGLYKIFDEILVNAADNKQRDKSMSCIKINIDVENNTISVWNNGKGIPVVEHKVEKVYVPALIFGQLLTSSNYDDDEKKVTGGRNGYGAKLCNIFSTKFTVETACKESKKTFRQTWYDNMGRAGDPSIKSFDGEDFTCVTFRPDLPKFKMSILDKDTVALMTRRAYDIAGCSKGVRVFFNSKRLPVTDFRSYVGLYLKDKVNETGNELTVVHEVVNGRWEVCLTVSEKGFQQISFVNSIATTKGGRHADYVADQVVSKLIDVVKKKNKAGVVVKPFQVKNHMWLFVNCQIENPTFDSQTKENMTLQHKNFGSTCSLSEKFIKQATNCGIVENIMNWVKFKAQLQLNKKCSAVKHTKIKGVPKLDDANDAGGKNSIGCTLILTEGDSAKTLAVSGLGVVGRDRYGVFPLRGKILNVREASHKQIMENAEINNVIKILGLQYKKNYSDPESLKSLRYGKIMIMTDQDQDGSHIKGLLINFIHYNWPSLLRHNFLEEFITPLIKASFKKSQLSFYSIPEFNAWKESQANHKSWKVKYYKGLGTSTSQEAKEYFSDMQRHRIPFKYSGPEDDEAITLAFSKKKVDERKEWLTNFMVNRRQRKEHNLPEEYLYSQSTKHLSYNDFVNKELVLFSNSDNERSIPCLVDGLKPGQRKVLFCCFKRNDKREVKVAQLAGSVAETSAYHHGEVSLMMTIVGLAQNFVGSNNLNLLQPLGQFGTRLHGGKDSASPRYIFTMLSPLARLLFPAMDDNLLKYNYDDNQRVEPEWYIPIIPTVLVNGSDGIGTGWASRIPNYDVREIVTNMTRMLNGEEPLPMLPNYKGFKGTIDQLMDNQYIVCGELAIIDSTTIEISELPVKTWTQTYKENVLEPMLNGTEKVPPLITDYKEYHTDTTVRFLIKMTEEKLREAEATGLHKVFKLQNPFTCNSMVLFDHVGSLKKYESVQDILKDFFELRLKYYGLRKDWLVGMLGAESAKLTNQARFILEKIQGTLVIENKPKKELIRMLQQMGYDSDPVKAWKQAQDKNEEQAEEDQEETSEEDTSGPDYNYLLGMPMWFLTKEKKEELCKQRDAKITELNTLKKRSPPDLWKEDLAAFSEELECVEAKEKEDATMPIVKTSKGKGLKMKVKTETLPTPQGRRVIPRVTSAMKAEANRKADLLKGERKRGKKVKTDDVTVKMEFGDDDENTEPVGEVGLAARLTKKTKTTLQEKGSKMGKQTTLQFKPVARKAKKSQTSEEESDDLSESEVEVKEVAAPREKMQRKTKAAIKYSMSDSEDEFDDCAKSDAPKWKVDTSDDDDSFAPDPSTMKDSDLDSPKAPEPTKKVTKAKSTARKQLGGKSSSQSDKQEAAPKAPVQRKTKQAAPKKPAAPKKAAASKKAADVKQPSIADALSKPKPSSKSVPSFDSSDSEGKAKVQKPKPAPKRKQVITDDSDSDSGDLMSRLMSKSTAGAKKKGRKWSDDESFQMPDQESAAPLAFAAKDKPSRAKKPVCYNLDSDSD